The following proteins are co-located in the Dromiciops gliroides isolate mDroGli1 chromosome 2, mDroGli1.pri, whole genome shotgun sequence genome:
- the IL1RN gene encoding interleukin-1 receptor antagonist protein isoform X2 yields MHFRFPVLNSESLAQFETASFPFKKMTSKKQAYRIWDIYQKTFYLRNNQLVAGYLQGMNTKLEEKIDMVSIEPHSVLLGIHDGSLCLSCVKSGNTAQLQLEAVNITELDKDRDKSKRFTFIKSENGATCSFESAACPGWFLCTQAEADRPVSLSNTQTEAFITKFYFQKE; encoded by the exons ATGCATTTCCGGTTTCCAGTCCTTAACAGTGAGAGCCTTGCTCAGTTTG AAACAGCATCTTTCCCCTTTAAGAAAATGACCAGCAAAAAGCAAGCCTACAG AATCTGGGATATTTACCAGAAGACTTTCTACCTGAGGAACAACCAGCTCGTGGCTGGCTACTTGCAAGGCATGAATACTAAGCTAGAAG AGAAGATTGACATGGTTTCCATTGAGCCTCATTCTGTACTCTTGGGGATCCATGATGGGAGCCTGTGCCTGTCCTGTGTCAAATCTGGTAATACGGCTCAGCTCCAGTTGGAG GCAGTGAACATCACAGAGCTGGACAAGGATAGAGATAAGTCCAAACGTTTCACTTTTATCAAGTCTGAAAATGGCGCCACTTGCAGCTTTGAGTCTGCTGCCTGCCCCGGCTGGTTCCTCTGCACCCAGGCAGAGGCCGACAGGCCAGTCAGCCTTTCCAACACTCAAACAGAGGCCTTCATCACCAAATTCTACTTCCAAAAGGAATAA
- the IL1RN gene encoding interleukin-1 receptor antagonist protein isoform X1 — protein MDFHVYPRGYLITLLLFLFHSETASFPFKKMTSKKQAYRIWDIYQKTFYLRNNQLVAGYLQGMNTKLEEKIDMVSIEPHSVLLGIHDGSLCLSCVKSGNTAQLQLEAVNITELDKDRDKSKRFTFIKSENGATCSFESAACPGWFLCTQAEADRPVSLSNTQTEAFITKFYFQKE, from the exons ATGGATTTCCATGTGTACCCCCGGGGCTACCTGAtcactctcctcctcttcctttttcattcagAAACAGCATCTTTCCCCTTTAAGAAAATGACCAGCAAAAAGCAAGCCTACAG AATCTGGGATATTTACCAGAAGACTTTCTACCTGAGGAACAACCAGCTCGTGGCTGGCTACTTGCAAGGCATGAATACTAAGCTAGAAG AGAAGATTGACATGGTTTCCATTGAGCCTCATTCTGTACTCTTGGGGATCCATGATGGGAGCCTGTGCCTGTCCTGTGTCAAATCTGGTAATACGGCTCAGCTCCAGTTGGAG GCAGTGAACATCACAGAGCTGGACAAGGATAGAGATAAGTCCAAACGTTTCACTTTTATCAAGTCTGAAAATGGCGCCACTTGCAGCTTTGAGTCTGCTGCCTGCCCCGGCTGGTTCCTCTGCACCCAGGCAGAGGCCGACAGGCCAGTCAGCCTTTCCAACACTCAAACAGAGGCCTTCATCACCAAATTCTACTTCCAAAAGGAATAA